One part of the candidate division KSB1 bacterium genome encodes these proteins:
- a CDS encoding GDSL-type esterase/lipase family protein: protein MKPLRKLLFVLVWPVLAPFWANGQTNVNPLHVVVLGSSTAEGTGPRDRNNAWVNRYRVFLQSLDSKHVVTNLARGGYTTYHIMPDGYVPPAGRAFPDRERNITKALSLKPTAIIINLPSNDATSGYAVQEQLANYSAVLAGANAQKVPVWITTTQPRNLAEAQRQNLMAMRDSTFARFGDKAIDFWNGIADANGRILPQYDSGDGIHLNDAAHGILFDRVVAAEVHRYAAKQDSIFLDLLQRTAFDFFWQEAHPNNGLIKDRSASGAPCSIASVGFGLSAITVAIDRGWITRAAGRDRVLTTLKTFWQKPQGREAQGYIGYRGFFYHFLDMNTATRTWNSELSSIDTALLLAGILDAKQYFMNADAPETQIRALADSIYYRVEWNWMRNFQPGIAMEWTPERGFQGWWSGYNEAMIMNILALGSPTHPAPASIWTAWTSGYSWQTQYGYSYVIFPPLFGHQYSHCWIDFRGIQDAYMRNRGIDYFENSRRATLAARAYCIANPKGWKGYGENVWGITACDGPNGYRARGAPPAQDDDGTIAPTGAGGSMPFTPKESLAALRHMYDTYYHQIWMKYGFRDAFNLTLNWWGPDVIGIDEGPIVLMIENYRTQSIWKRFMQNADVQRGLQRAGFTPVTRVEEKFASAPNTFALLQNYPNPFNPATTIRFSLPRREYVTLKVLAISGEEVATLVNEELDRGEHAIIFDGQKVASGIYFYVLTAGKFTQTRKAILLR, encoded by the coding sequence ATGAAACCACTCAGAAAACTTTTATTCGTGCTCGTTTGGCCCGTGCTCGCTCCGTTTTGGGCGAATGGCCAAACTAATGTCAATCCCTTGCATGTCGTCGTGCTGGGCTCTTCCACCGCTGAAGGCACCGGCCCGCGCGATCGCAACAATGCGTGGGTCAATCGCTATCGCGTTTTCTTGCAGAGTCTTGATTCGAAACACGTGGTAACGAATTTGGCGCGCGGCGGCTATACGACTTACCACATCATGCCCGATGGATACGTTCCGCCCGCGGGCAGAGCTTTTCCGGACCGCGAGCGCAACATCACCAAGGCCTTGTCGCTGAAGCCCACCGCCATCATCATCAACTTGCCGAGCAATGACGCGACCAGCGGCTACGCCGTGCAAGAACAATTGGCGAATTATAGCGCCGTCCTCGCCGGTGCGAACGCGCAAAAAGTGCCGGTGTGGATCACCACCACGCAGCCGCGCAACCTTGCGGAGGCGCAACGACAAAATCTCATGGCCATGCGCGATTCCACGTTTGCCAGATTTGGCGACAAGGCCATCGATTTTTGGAACGGCATTGCCGACGCCAACGGCCGCATCCTGCCGCAATACGACAGCGGCGACGGCATTCATTTGAATGACGCGGCGCACGGCATTTTGTTTGATCGCGTCGTCGCGGCCGAAGTGCATCGCTACGCCGCCAAGCAGGACAGCATTTTTCTCGACCTCTTGCAGCGCACCGCCTTTGATTTCTTCTGGCAAGAAGCTCATCCCAACAACGGCTTGATCAAAGACCGCAGTGCCAGTGGTGCGCCGTGCAGCATCGCCTCCGTCGGGTTCGGCTTGTCTGCTATCACCGTCGCCATTGATCGCGGCTGGATTACACGCGCCGCGGGCCGCGATCGCGTGCTCACCACGTTAAAAACTTTCTGGCAAAAACCGCAAGGCCGTGAGGCGCAGGGCTACATTGGCTACAGAGGCTTTTTCTATCATTTTCTCGACATGAACACCGCCACGCGCACATGGAATTCCGAGCTGTCTTCGATTGATACGGCGTTGCTGTTGGCCGGCATTCTGGATGCGAAGCAATATTTCATGAATGCCGATGCGCCCGAAACGCAAATCCGCGCGCTGGCCGATTCGATCTATTACCGCGTCGAATGGAACTGGATGCGGAATTTTCAGCCCGGCATCGCGATGGAATGGACGCCGGAGAGAGGTTTCCAAGGTTGGTGGAGCGGCTACAACGAAGCGATGATCATGAATATTCTCGCGCTCGGCTCGCCGACTCATCCGGCGCCGGCTTCGATTTGGACGGCCTGGACAAGCGGTTATTCCTGGCAAACGCAATACGGCTATTCCTATGTCATTTTTCCGCCGCTCTTCGGCCATCAATATTCGCATTGCTGGATCGACTTTCGCGGCATTCAAGATGCTTACATGCGCAATCGCGGCATCGATTATTTCGAGAACTCACGGCGGGCGACGCTCGCGGCGCGCGCGTATTGCATCGCAAACCCCAAAGGCTGGAAAGGCTACGGCGAAAACGTGTGGGGCATTACCGCTTGCGATGGGCCGAACGGCTACAGGGCGCGTGGTGCACCACCAGCCCAAGATGACGACGGGACGATTGCACCGACGGGGGCCGGCGGTTCCATGCCCTTCACACCGAAAGAGTCACTGGCGGCATTGCGCCACATGTACGACACGTACTATCATCAAATCTGGATGAAATATGGCTTTCGCGATGCGTTTAATTTGACCCTCAACTGGTGGGGTCCCGACGTCATCGGCATCGACGAAGGACCAATCGTTTTGATGATCGAGAACTACCGCACGCAGAGCATTTGGAAACGCTTCATGCAGAATGCCGACGTTCAGCGTGGCTTGCAAAGGGCGGGGTTCACGCCCGTCACCCGCGTTGAAGAAAAATTCGCCAGCGCGCCAAACACGTTTGCGCTCTTGCAAAATTATCCGAATCCTTTCAACCCTGCCACAACGATTCGGTTTTCACTGCCGCGGCGCGAATATGTAACATTGAAGGTGCTTGCCATTTCCGGGGAAGAAGTCGCAACGCTGGTTAATGAAGAATTGGACCGCGGCGAGCACGCCATCATTTTTGACGGCCAAAAAGTGGCGAGCGGAATTTATTTCTACGTACTCACCGCCGGCAAATTCACCCAAACGCGCAAAGCCATTTTGCTGAGATAA
- a CDS encoding ATP-binding protein, with product MYFVTSEPVSGESFYDRKAELRLLEEALRDIKKGIRRFYAIYGLRKVGKTSLLLELTRRVENDRQLITAVFDCSSNVAGANIFFEELAIHLIDRFLISGGYSGETGVLAAAKLEEGEWLATLGKVQNLGIRALAEGMKALLRIRGKSAGDRDAYKTIIDLPHQLHQETGKFFLVVMDEFQACAQLNGFAGVKNSIGEIFAFFRSHWQKHKGVNYFVSGSQISMLEKIIFAEESPFFQHFNHMTLREFPAADARQMLEALFQNSGYALQQRQKDLLIQLTNGHPFYLQILGEEICKNSSRKKVPDAAFKESIQDTLFNSTGRLFLYFQDLFAKCTRNSTSAERVLVAIANGNQSSAEIAGALHQSTGEVGSLISRLLYLDVIVKENKRYFFRDPVFARWVQGARSFWKTKMTPMLVGTAAEKAVAERLSAEGFSTIYQSKASRGAFDLLAIFNSYKVGLQIKTVGSFPFYVRAEEIAKMDFWGQKLRWTPMLCLYQKTTEQVRYYRLNDLRRTGKSYRVDGMSGGSDQLLPIFFASKSRKRTRK from the coding sequence ATGTATTTTGTAACTTCCGAGCCGGTTTCCGGCGAATCATTTTATGACCGCAAGGCAGAGCTTCGCCTTCTCGAAGAAGCGCTTCGCGACATCAAAAAAGGCATTCGCCGTTTTTATGCGATTTACGGATTGCGCAAGGTCGGAAAAACCAGCTTATTGCTGGAGCTGACCCGGCGCGTGGAAAATGATCGCCAGCTCATAACCGCCGTTTTCGACTGTTCCAGCAACGTGGCCGGCGCCAATATTTTCTTTGAAGAACTGGCCATTCACCTCATCGACCGTTTTCTGATCAGCGGCGGTTATTCCGGCGAAACCGGCGTTTTGGCGGCAGCCAAGCTGGAAGAAGGCGAGTGGCTGGCGACACTCGGCAAAGTGCAAAATCTCGGCATTCGCGCTTTGGCGGAGGGCATGAAAGCGTTGCTGCGCATTCGCGGCAAAAGCGCCGGCGATCGCGACGCCTATAAAACCATCATTGATTTGCCGCACCAACTGCATCAGGAAACCGGAAAGTTTTTTCTCGTCGTCATGGACGAATTTCAAGCCTGTGCGCAATTGAACGGCTTCGCCGGCGTCAAAAATTCCATCGGCGAAATCTTCGCTTTTTTTCGCTCGCATTGGCAGAAGCACAAAGGCGTGAATTATTTTGTCTCCGGCTCGCAAATTTCCATGCTGGAAAAAATAATTTTTGCGGAGGAGTCGCCGTTTTTTCAGCACTTCAACCACATGACCTTGCGCGAATTTCCGGCAGCAGACGCTCGCCAAATGCTCGAGGCGCTTTTTCAGAACTCCGGTTATGCGTTGCAGCAACGCCAGAAAGATTTGCTCATCCAGCTCACGAACGGCCATCCTTTTTATCTGCAGATTTTGGGCGAGGAAATCTGCAAAAACTCTTCGCGCAAAAAAGTGCCAGACGCTGCCTTCAAAGAGTCCATTCAAGACACGCTTTTCAATTCGACCGGCAGGTTGTTTTTGTATTTTCAAGATCTGTTCGCCAAATGCACGCGCAATTCCACGAGCGCCGAACGGGTTTTAGTCGCGATCGCCAACGGCAATCAGAGCAGTGCAGAGATCGCCGGGGCGTTGCATCAGTCCACCGGTGAAGTCGGCAGCCTGATTTCGCGGCTTTTGTATCTGGATGTTATTGTCAAAGAGAACAAGCGCTACTTTTTTCGCGATCCGGTTTTTGCGCGCTGGGTGCAAGGCGCGCGCTCGTTCTGGAAAACCAAAATGACACCGATGCTGGTGGGAACGGCAGCGGAAAAGGCCGTCGCCGAAAGATTGAGCGCGGAAGGGTTCAGCACAATTTATCAATCCAAAGCCAGCCGTGGCGCGTTTGATCTTTTGGCGATTTTTAATTCATATAAAGTCGGCCTGCAGATCAAAACCGTTGGTTCGTTCCCATTTTACGTTCGCGCGGAGGAAATTGCCAAAATGGATTTTTGGGGGCAAAAGTTGAGATGGACGCCGATGCTTTGTCTGTATCAAAAAACGACGGAGCAAGTACGCTATTATCGTCTGAATGATTTGAGGAGGACCGGCAAGTCGTATCGCGTGGACGGCATGAGCGGAGGAAGCGATCAACTGCTGCCCATTTTTTTTGCCTCTAAAAGCAGGAAACGCACACGAAAATGA
- a CDS encoding TonB-dependent receptor: MPFVHAGTTGKLAGRVTDKQNQGLPGANVLLVGTKLGAVTDIDGYYTILNIPPGTYRVQFSFIGYGAVVVQNVLIISDNTKTVNAELAEEIVKGEEVVIVAQRPVVETNLTSSVATTTREEIEKLPVQELQDVVNLQAGVVEGHIRGGRLGEVQYQINGVTVNNSFNNSSTIRVDRSLLQEVQVISGTFDAEYGQAMSGVVNAVLKSGSDRFNWNAEVFASDYFFSSRRRLVDDEFKPFAQQNFQLSLSGPAFLPQTTFLLSGRRFIDDGYVYATRRFLPTDSSDFQAKNFKATGDNAEMPLGFNREWSGLVKLSNRSLKNIEASYQALFNKIDGKRHNFAFRFNPDGAPEQNTFSLVHGLDWTHTLSSRTFYNLSLRQNYFDYTDYVYENVFDPRYVDAGPPRSDDAYEFGTAVVQGVDFNRFKQRTNSRVFKAALTSQVTREHLVKIGAEAQVSNVEFGSPGYIDAVIDTITGQQALIPFVARPPKFPGVATYKPVSVAAYVQDQLEWRDLVVRAGVRFEYFDARATVPSDLQNPANAIAGAPESVPKPTTVKTSLAPRLGVSYPISTTAAVFFAYGHFYQFPALGQIFSNANYKILEELQAGGISYGVLGNPDIKPERTTQYEFGYKHALTDFLGLDLSLFYKDIRDLLGVEFISTYTNAEYARLTNVDFGNVLGFTIALDQRRVGIFSTALDYTWQRAQGNSSDPRETATRAEAGEDPRPEQIPLNWDQRHTLNATLAASKPNSFSISAIVRYGSGQPYTPAIGSGFGANLERNSGRKPAFVLVDLRAEKFFKLGGMDMSLFARGFNLLDSRFAFGGFVFGDTGSPDYSLNPAGNRGTLLNPLRYYAPRRLELGLTVNSGL, translated from the coding sequence TTGCCTTTTGTCCACGCCGGCACCACCGGCAAGCTCGCCGGCCGCGTGACCGACAAACAAAATCAGGGCCTGCCCGGTGCGAACGTTCTGCTCGTCGGCACGAAGCTTGGCGCGGTGACGGATATTGACGGTTATTACACCATCTTGAACATTCCGCCCGGAACCTATCGCGTGCAATTCAGCTTCATTGGTTACGGCGCCGTCGTCGTGCAAAACGTGCTGATTATCTCCGACAACACCAAAACCGTAAATGCCGAATTAGCCGAAGAAATCGTCAAAGGCGAGGAAGTCGTCATCGTCGCGCAGCGCCCGGTCGTCGAAACCAATTTGACCAGCTCGGTTGCCACCACCACCCGCGAAGAAATTGAAAAACTGCCGGTGCAGGAACTGCAGGACGTCGTCAATTTGCAGGCCGGCGTGGTGGAAGGCCACATTCGCGGCGGACGCCTCGGCGAGGTGCAATATCAAATCAACGGCGTCACCGTCAACAACAGTTTCAACAATTCCTCGACGATTCGTGTCGACCGCTCGCTGCTGCAGGAAGTTCAGGTCATCAGCGGCACCTTTGATGCGGAATACGGCCAGGCGATGAGCGGCGTGGTCAACGCCGTGCTCAAAAGCGGCTCGGATCGATTCAACTGGAACGCCGAAGTCTTTGCCAGCGACTATTTTTTTTCCAGCCGCCGGCGGCTCGTTGACGATGAATTCAAACCGTTCGCACAGCAGAATTTCCAGCTCAGCTTGAGCGGCCCGGCCTTTTTGCCGCAAACGACGTTTCTGCTCAGCGGCCGGCGTTTTATCGACGACGGTTATGTCTACGCGACGCGGCGTTTTCTTCCCACCGATTCCTCCGATTTTCAAGCCAAAAATTTCAAGGCCACCGGCGACAACGCGGAAATGCCGCTGGGTTTTAACCGCGAATGGTCCGGCCTGGTGAAACTGAGCAACCGCTCGCTCAAAAATATCGAGGCCAGTTATCAGGCCCTGTTCAATAAAATTGACGGCAAACGCCACAATTTTGCGTTTCGCTTCAATCCCGATGGGGCGCCGGAGCAGAACACGTTTTCTTTGGTGCACGGCCTGGATTGGACGCATACGCTCTCGAGCCGGACTTTTTACAATCTCAGCCTCCGGCAGAATTATTTTGATTATACGGATTACGTGTATGAAAACGTCTTCGATCCGCGCTACGTCGACGCCGGGCCGCCGCGCAGCGACGATGCCTACGAGTTTGGCACGGCGGTGGTTCAAGGCGTTGATTTCAACCGATTCAAACAACGGACCAACAGCCGGGTTTTCAAGGCCGCTTTGACCAGCCAGGTGACGCGCGAGCATTTGGTCAAAATCGGCGCGGAAGCGCAGGTTTCAAATGTCGAGTTCGGTTCGCCGGGCTATATCGATGCCGTCATCGACACGATAACCGGGCAGCAAGCGCTGATTCCGTTTGTCGCGCGGCCGCCGAAGTTTCCCGGCGTCGCGACTTACAAGCCGGTGTCGGTGGCGGCCTATGTGCAAGATCAATTGGAATGGAGGGACTTGGTCGTCCGCGCCGGCGTGCGCTTTGAGTATTTTGATGCGCGCGCGACGGTGCCGAGCGATTTGCAAAATCCGGCGAATGCGATTGCGGGCGCGCCGGAATCCGTGCCGAAACCGACAACGGTGAAGACTTCTTTGGCGCCGCGCCTTGGCGTGTCTTATCCGATCAGCACCACCGCTGCGGTTTTTTTTGCTTACGGCCATTTTTATCAATTTCCGGCGCTCGGCCAAATTTTCAGCAATGCCAATTACAAAATTCTGGAGGAACTGCAAGCCGGCGGCATCAGCTACGGCGTGCTCGGCAATCCCGACATCAAACCCGAGCGCACGACACAATACGAATTTGGCTATAAACATGCGCTCACCGATTTTCTCGGCCTGGACCTCAGCCTGTTCTATAAAGATATCCGCGATTTGCTCGGGGTCGAATTTATTTCCACCTACACCAACGCCGAGTATGCGCGTTTGACGAACGTGGATTTCGGCAACGTGCTCGGCTTCACCATCGCGCTGGATCAGCGCCGCGTCGGCATTTTCAGCACGGCGCTGGATTACACCTGGCAGCGCGCGCAAGGCAATTCCAGCGATCCGCGCGAGACCGCCACCCGCGCCGAAGCCGGCGAAGATCCGCGGCCCGAACAAATTCCATTGAATTGGGATCAACGCCACACGCTGAATGCAACGCTGGCGGCGTCCAAGCCCAATAGTTTTTCGATCAGCGCCATTGTTCGCTACGGCAGCGGGCAACCTTACACGCCGGCGATCGGCAGCGGCTTCGGCGCCAATCTCGAACGCAACTCCGGCCGCAAGCCCGCCTTCGTGCTGGTCGATCTGCGCGCCGAAAAATTTTTCAAGCTCGGCGGCATGGACATGAGCCTGTTCGCCCGCGGCTTCAATTTGCTGGATTCGCGTTTTGCATTTGGCGGTTTCGTGTTTGGCGATACCGGCAGCCCGGATTATTCGCTCAATCCCGCCGGCAATCGCGGCACGCTGCTGAATCCGTTGCGCTATTATGCGCCGCGGCGCCTCGAGCTTGGCTTGACTGTCAATTCCGGTTTGTGA
- a CDS encoding DUF433 domain-containing protein, translated as MKKTTKEFTRELVDGESYEYVPLGKYVVACPEICGGRPTFKYTRLEVSVILDLLAAGYSIKDVLRKYADSDISAESIKEAVQLAKNAFLRSAA; from the coding sequence ATGAAAAAAACAACAAAAGAATTTACCCGTGAGTTGGTCGACGGCGAATCTTACGAATATGTGCCGTTGGGCAAATACGTTGTTGCCTGTCCGGAGATTTGCGGCGGCAGGCCGACTTTCAAGTACACTCGCTTGGAAGTGAGTGTGATTTTGGATTTATTGGCCGCCGGGTATAGCATTAAAGATGTTTTGCGAAAATATGCTGATAGCGACATTTCTGCCGAATCAATTAAAGAAGCAGTCCAACTTGCCAAGAACGCTTTTCTACGTTCAGCCGCATGA
- a CDS encoding glycosyl transferase family 36 — protein MKRFKTQYGFFAENGKEYVITTPATPRPWINVISNGDYGLTVSQTGSGYSWRTHAQLNRLTRWEQDLIKDEWGKYIYLRDEKGNVWSAGWKPVCHQPDRYVCRHGIGYSVIESSNFGIDSELLQFVPNDEPLEIWQLTLRNDTNKSKPLSLFSFFEWCLGQAPDWHREFHKSFIETSYEPDLHALLATKRLWEIPTGRGHWNAEWGYVAFHSCNVKPASFDSDKETFLGMYGNQRAPQAVHEGRLKKRAGNWLDPIASLQINFTLKAGEEKTFIFTLGAAESRDEAAQLITKYRTPAAVDAALENVHRRWDSLLGTVAIDTPDGAMNLMLNIWLKYQAISGRLWGRTAYYQTGGAFGFRDQLQDSQIFLPIDPEQAKKQILLHARHQFKDGTVYHWWHPISEIGLHNKISDNLLWLPFVVNNYLQETNDFGILECHEPFVDDAATASLYDHCLRAINKALERFSSRGLPLIGAGDWNDGLSAVGLDMQGESVWLAHFIHHILNDFAAMAEKYGAATQAQTYRSRAQHLKEKINSLAWDGEWYFRATKDNGEKIGSKENVEGQIYLNAQTWAVIAGVANRERAEQVMNMVEQKLEYKAGPLLLYPGYKTPDQYIGYLSRYAAGMRENGGVYTHAATWAVIAEAMLGRGEAAYRMFSKINPINRGQKPDEYFAEPYVTPGNIEGPDSKFYGRGGWTWYTGSAAWLFKAGLEWILGIRPTFEGLVIDPCIPSAWEGFKVRRLFRGAVYEIEVKNPEHVNGGVKEILIDGEKHACKTLPAFPAGTTHHLVVTLGRP, from the coding sequence TTGAAACGCTTCAAAACCCAATACGGCTTCTTCGCGGAAAATGGAAAAGAATACGTTATTACCACGCCGGCCACGCCTCGGCCGTGGATCAACGTCATCAGCAACGGCGATTACGGCCTCACCGTCTCGCAAACCGGCAGCGGCTACAGTTGGCGCACCCATGCGCAGCTCAATCGTCTCACCCGCTGGGAACAGGATCTCATCAAGGATGAATGGGGCAAGTACATTTATCTGCGCGATGAGAAGGGCAACGTTTGGTCCGCCGGGTGGAAACCGGTTTGCCACCAGCCGGATCGTTACGTTTGCCGTCACGGCATTGGCTACAGCGTGATCGAGTCTTCAAATTTTGGTATAGATTCAGAGTTGCTGCAGTTTGTCCCCAACGATGAGCCGTTGGAAATTTGGCAGCTCACGTTGCGAAACGACACGAACAAGTCGAAGCCGTTGAGCCTGTTTTCTTTCTTTGAATGGTGTCTCGGCCAGGCCCCGGACTGGCATCGCGAGTTTCACAAATCGTTCATCGAAACCAGTTACGAGCCTGATCTGCATGCGCTGCTCGCCACCAAACGCCTGTGGGAAATTCCCACCGGCCGCGGCCATTGGAATGCCGAATGGGGCTACGTCGCGTTTCATTCGTGCAATGTGAAACCGGCTTCTTTCGACAGTGACAAGGAAACGTTTCTCGGCATGTACGGGAATCAACGCGCGCCGCAAGCCGTGCATGAGGGCAGGCTCAAAAAACGCGCCGGCAATTGGCTCGATCCCATCGCCAGCTTGCAGATCAACTTCACGCTCAAAGCCGGCGAGGAGAAAACGTTCATCTTCACGCTCGGCGCGGCGGAATCCCGAGATGAAGCGGCGCAACTCATTACCAAGTATCGAACGCCGGCCGCAGTTGATGCCGCCTTGGAAAATGTGCACCGGCGCTGGGATAGTTTGCTGGGCACCGTTGCCATCGATACGCCCGACGGCGCCATGAATCTCATGCTCAACATCTGGCTGAAATATCAAGCCATCTCCGGCCGCTTGTGGGGGCGCACAGCGTATTATCAAACCGGCGGCGCCTTCGGCTTCCGTGACCAATTGCAGGACAGCCAGATTTTTTTGCCGATTGACCCTGAGCAAGCGAAGAAACAAATTCTCCTGCACGCGCGCCATCAGTTCAAAGACGGCACGGTGTATCATTGGTGGCATCCCATCTCGGAAATTGGGCTGCACAACAAGATCAGCGACAACCTGCTGTGGCTGCCGTTCGTCGTCAATAATTATTTGCAGGAAACCAACGATTTCGGCATTCTGGAATGCCACGAGCCATTCGTCGATGACGCCGCAACGGCATCGCTCTATGATCACTGCCTGCGCGCCATCAACAAAGCGCTTGAACGATTCAGTTCACGTGGACTGCCGCTCATCGGCGCGGGTGACTGGAACGACGGTTTGAGCGCGGTCGGCCTCGACATGCAAGGCGAATCGGTTTGGCTCGCTCATTTCATTCACCATATTTTGAATGACTTCGCCGCGATGGCGGAGAAATACGGCGCGGCCACCCAGGCGCAAACCTATCGCAGCCGCGCGCAACATCTCAAGGAAAAGATCAATTCGCTCGCCTGGGATGGCGAATGGTATTTTCGCGCCACCAAGGACAACGGCGAAAAGATCGGCAGCAAGGAAAATGTCGAGGGCCAAATTTATCTCAATGCACAAACCTGGGCGGTCATCGCTGGCGTCGCCAATCGCGAGCGCGCCGAGCAAGTGATGAACATGGTGGAGCAGAAGCTCGAATACAAGGCCGGCCCCCTTCTCCTTTATCCCGGCTACAAAACGCCGGACCAATACATTGGCTATCTTTCGCGCTATGCCGCCGGCATGCGTGAAAATGGCGGTGTTTACACGCATGCCGCCACGTGGGCGGTCATTGCCGAAGCCATGTTGGGCCGCGGCGAAGCCGCGTACCGAATGTTTTCCAAAATCAACCCCATCAATCGCGGCCAAAAGCCGGACGAATATTTTGCCGAGCCGTATGTCACACCCGGCAACATCGAAGGCCCGGACTCGAAATTCTATGGCCGTGGCGGCTGGACGTGGTACACCGGCTCCGCCGCATGGCTGTTCAAAGCGGGACTCGAATGGATTCTCGGCATTCGCCCGACGTTTGAGGGGTTGGTGATTGATCCGTGCATTCCCTCGGCGTGGGAGGGCTTCAAAGTCCGCCGCCTGTTTCGCGGCGCGGTTTATGAAATTGAAGTGAAGAATCCCGAGCACGTCAACGGCGGCGTGAAAGAGATTTTGATTGACGGCGAGAAACACGCTTGCAAAACTTTGCCGGCTTTTCCCGCCGGAACAACACATCACCTCGTGGTGACTTTGGGCCGGCCTTAA
- a CDS encoding PorV/PorQ family protein: MKTNFFRLLLPLFLFIFCLSSLVHAQSKTGTTIGQVLLIEPSARATAMGNAGVALYDDIVSAYYNPGALGQLSGYGVHFTHSLWLADITYDYAAAFLQAGSFGNLFFSLTALNSGEIDVRTVEQPLGTGERYTVSNLALGLGYGRALSDRFSVGLQLTYLQETIWHSSLSTFALNVGTIYRLSENGLRLGASISNFGLQAGYSGRDLRIQYDLDPDKFGDNSALPGEVHTTEYSLPVLFRVGLSLPVRFNSRHQLLLAVNAFHPNDNNESASVGAEWTFMNAFSVRGGYQNLFLKDSEVGLTFGAGLHYDLDRVTLHFDYGWADYGRLENAQRFGLELTF, translated from the coding sequence ATGAAAACCAATTTTTTTCGTTTGCTCCTCCCGCTTTTCCTTTTTATATTTTGTTTGAGTTCCCTTGTGCACGCGCAAAGCAAAACCGGCACGACCATTGGCCAGGTTTTGTTGATCGAGCCGAGTGCGCGCGCCACGGCGATGGGTAACGCCGGCGTCGCCTTGTACGACGACATCGTTTCCGCCTATTATAATCCCGGCGCGTTGGGACAGCTCAGCGGCTACGGCGTGCATTTCACGCACAGCTTGTGGCTTGCTGATATCACCTACGATTATGCAGCGGCTTTTTTGCAAGCCGGCAGCTTTGGCAATTTGTTTTTCAGCTTGACGGCATTGAACTCCGGGGAAATCGACGTACGCACCGTTGAACAGCCGCTGGGCACCGGCGAGCGCTACACGGTTTCGAATTTGGCGCTCGGTCTGGGCTATGGCCGCGCCTTGTCCGACCGTTTCTCCGTCGGCTTGCAGCTTACTTACTTGCAGGAGACCATCTGGCACAGCTCGCTTTCAACTTTCGCGCTCAACGTCGGAACGATCTATCGTCTTTCAGAAAATGGCTTGCGTCTCGGCGCCAGCATTTCCAACTTCGGCTTGCAGGCGGGCTATTCCGGACGCGATCTGCGCATTCAGTACGATCTCGATCCGGACAAATTCGGCGACAACAGCGCGCTGCCGGGTGAAGTTCATACCACCGAGTATTCCCTGCCCGTGCTCTTTCGCGTTGGCTTGAGCTTGCCGGTTCGATTCAACAGCCGGCATCAGCTTCTGCTCGCTGTGAATGCTTTTCATCCCAACGACAACAACGAGAGCGCCAGCGTCGGCGCCGAGTGGACGTTCATGAACGCCTTTTCCGTGCGCGGCGGTTATCAGAATCTCTTTCTGAAAGACTCCGAGGTTGGCCTCACTTTCGGCGCCGGTTTGCATTATGATCTCGACCGCGTCACGCTGCACTTCGATTACGGCTGGGCCGATTATGGCCGGCTGGAAAATGCGCAACGGTTTGGGTTGGAGTTGACGTTTTAA